ATCTTTCCGGCGAGTGGTGGAAGTCTCGGCCGTTTGTTAGAGATTTGGGGAATGGGACTTACTTGTTTTGGGTTCAGGTGCACCCTGATTTCGCCGGTGATTATGAACTGACTGTGATTCTTCTGTTCCGAAGTTTCGAGGGGCTGAGGTTTTCCCCGACCCGATTCGCGTACGATCGAGAGCTTCGGAGAATCAAGGTTCGATTTGTTAGGACTTCGGTGGAGTTGCCGGAGATTAAGAGTTGTGGAAGGTGGGATTTTGGTAGAGAGATTTGGACGGGACGGTGGACTCGACACGGTCGAAATGAGAGTTGCGAGATCAGTGATGACGGTCGGTACCGGTGTTTTCCACCGGAGTATCCTTGCCGGAGGCCTTGGTGCAATGGGTCATTGGGGTTGTTGGAGAGCAATGGTTGGGTTTATTCAGCACATTGTTCATTTCAGATGTTTACTAGTGATTCTGCTTGGGATTGCTTGAAGGGTAGATGGATCTTCTTTTGGGGTGATTCGAATCATGTCGATACGATAAGGAACCTTCTGAATTTCGTGTTGGATTTGCCTGAAATCCCTGCAGTTCCGAGGCGATTCGATAGGAATTTTTCGAACCCGAAAAACCCGTCTCAAACGGTTCGCATTACCAGCATCTTCAATGGCCATTGGAATGATACACAAAACTATGAAGGTTTGAATTCATTGAGAAATGAGGGATTCAGAAATCTCCTGTACAAGTACTTCTCCGAACAAACCGTTCCCGACACGATCATCATGAACTCGGGCCTCCACGACGGTGTTCACTGGTTGAATATCCGAGCTTTCTCGGTCGGGGCAGCCTATGCTGCATCATTTTGGAAACAACTTCTGGATTCCATCATGCAGAGGGGATTAACAGTCCCGAAAGTGTTCTACCGAACCACGGTCGCAACCGGTGGCTACGCTCGAACACTCGCATTCAATCCCaacaaaatggaaatattCAACTGGGTCGTGCTGGAGAAGTTAAAGGAATCCGGGATCATCCACGGCGTCATCGACAACTTCGACATGACCTTCCCCTGGCATTTCGACAACCGATGCAACGATGGAGTACATTACGGTCGAGCTCCGGCCAAGCTCACATGGAGGGACGGCCAAATCGGCCACCAATATTTCTTAGACCTCATGTTAGCTCATATTCTTCTCAATGCACTCTGTTCTTGATTCAACAACACCACAACATTCTTTGCTACCTTAAAATCCCCATTCATCCAGGATTTACCCACTTCAATCCTCAACCAGCTGCAGTAATTTCTTGATATTGCGCAGTAACTTTTGCTGGAGTTAATTTGTAActcatttaatttgtttatattttggaattttgggATGTGCTACCCATGTTCTATAATgttcattatttatataatctCGACCCCTAGCTGGGTATCAAACTCGTTGAccatttaatacaaaattcgAGTGCGACTACTATATTAGAACATGATAGATAGTGGAATCAAAATTGACCCAATTGAACGACTTCATACGTTTGGTTGCATTTTTTCACTGGCTACGAGTTCGGTCGTGTTCATCGATATATCGATATTGGGACATTCATTTTGAGCTTACTTTATGCACTTCTTTTGCACGTTAGGTAGTCCTTGACTTACATCTTTTCGANNNNNNNNNNNNNNNNNNNNNNNNNNNNNNNNNNNNNNNNNNNNNNNNNNNNNNNNNNNNNNNNNNNNNNNNNNNNNNNNNNNNNNNNNNNNNNNNNNNNNNNNNNNNNNNNNNNNNNNNNNNNNNNNNNNNNNNNNNNNNNNNNNNNNNNNNNNNNNNNNNNNNNNNNNNNNNNNNNNNNNNNNNNNNNNNNNNNNNNNNNNNNNNNNNNNNNNNNNNNNNNNNNNNNNNNNNNNNNNNNNNNNNNNNNNNNNNNNNNNNNNNNNNNNNNNNNNNNNNNNNNNNNNNNNNNNNNNNNNNNNNNNNNNNNNNNNNNNNNNNNNNNNNNNNNNNNNNNNNNNNNNNNNNNNNNNNNNNNNNNNNNNNNNNNNNNNNNNNNNNNNNNNNNNNNNNNNNNNNNNNNNNNNNNNNNNNNNNNNNNNNNNNNNNNNNNNNNNNNNNNNNNNNNNNNNNNNNNNNNNNNNNNNNNNNNNNNNNNNNNNNNNNNNNNNNNNNNNNNNNNNNNNNNNNNNNNNNNNNNNNNNNNNNNNNNNNNNNNNNNNNNNNNNNNNNNNNNNNNNNNNNNNNNNNNNNNNNNNNNNNNNNNNNNNNNNNNNNNNNNNNNNNNNNNNNNNNNNNNNNNNNNNNNNNNNNNNNNNNNNNNNNNNNNNNNNNNNNNNNNNNNNNNNNNNNNNNNNNNNNNNNNNNNNNNNNNNNNNNNNNNNNNNNNNNNNNNNNNNNNNNNNNNNNNNNNNNNNNNNNNNNNNNNNNNNNNNNNNNNNNNNNNNNNNNNNNNNNNNNNNNNNNNNNNNNNNNNNNNNNNNNNNNNNNNNNNNNNNNNNNNNNNNNNNNNNNNNNNNNNNNNNNNNNNNNNNNNNNNNNNNNNNNNNNNNNNNNNNNNNNNNNNNNNNNNNNNNNNNNNNNNNNNNNNNNNNNNNNNNNNNNNNNNNNNNNNNNNNNNNNNNNNNNNNNNNNNNNNNNNNNNNNNNNNNNNNNNNNNNNNNNNNNNNNNNNNNNNNNNNNNNNNNNNNNNNNNNNNNNNNNNNNNNNNNNNNNNNNNNNNNNNNNNNNNNNNNNNNNNNNNNNNNNNNNNNNNNNNNNNNNNNNNNNNNNNNNNNNNNNNNNNNNNNNNNNNNNNNNNNNNNNNNNNNNNNNNNNNNNNNNNNNNNNNNNNNNNNNNNNNNNNNNNNNNNNNNNNNNNNNNNNNNNNNNNNNNNNNNNNNNNNNNNNNNNNNNNNNNNNNNNNNNNNNNNNNNNNNNNNNNNNNNNNNNNNNNNNNNNNNNNNNNNNNNNNNNNNNNNNNNNNNNNNNNNNNNNNNNNNNNNNNNNNNNNNNNNNNNNNNNNNNNNNNNNNNNNNNNNNNNNNNNNNNNNNNNNNNNNNNNNNNNNNNNNNNNNNNNNNNNNNNNNNNNNNNNNNNNNNNNNNNNNNNNNNNNNNNNNNNNNNNNNNNNNNNNNNNNNNNNNNNNNNNNNNNNNNNNNNNNNNNNNNNNNNNNNNNNNNNNNNNNNNNNNNNNNNNNNNNNNNNNNNNNNNNNNNNNNNNNNNNNNNNNNNNNNNNNNNNNNNNNNNNNNNNNNNNNNNNNNNNNNNNNNNNNNNNNNNNNNNNNNNNNNNNNNNNNNNNNNNNNNNNNNNNNNNNNNNNNNNNNNNNNNNNNNNNNNNNNNNNNNNNNNNNNNNNNNNNNNNNNNNNNNNNNNNNNNNNNNNNNNNNNNNNNNNNNNNNNNNNNNNNNNNNNNNNNNNNNNNNNNNNNNNNNNNNNNNNNNNNNNNNNNNNNNNNNNNNNNNNNNNNNNNNNNNNNNNNNNNNNNNNNNNNNNNNNNNNNNNNNNNNNNNNNNNNNNNNNNNNNNNNNNNNNNNNNNNNNNNNNNNNNNNNNNNNNNNNNNNNNNNNNNNNNNNNNNNNNNNNNNNNNNNNNNNNNNNNNNNNNNNNNNNNNNNNNNNNNNNNNNNNNNNNNNNNNNNNNNNNNNNNNNNNNNNNNNNNNNNNNNNNNNNNNNNNNNNNNNNNNNNNNNNNNNNNNNNNNNNNNNNNNNNNNNNNNNNNNNNNNNNNNNNNNNNNNNNNNNNNNNNNNNNNNNNNNNNNNNNNNNNNNNNNNNNNNNNNNNNNNNNNNNNNNNNNNNNNNNNNNNNNNNNNNNNNNNNNNNNNNNNNNNNNNNNNNNNNNNNNNNNNNNNNNNNNNNNNNNNNNNNNNNNNNNNNNNNNNNNNNNNNNNNNNNNNNNNNNNNNNNNNNNNNNNNNNNNNNNNNNNNNNNNNNNNNNNNNNNNNNNNNNNNNNNNNNNNNNNNNNNNNNNNNNNNNNNNNNNNNNNNNNNNNNNNNNNNNNNNNNNNNNNNNNNNNNNNNNNNNNNNNNNNNNNNNNNNNNNNNNNNNNNNNNNNNNNNNNNNNNNNNNNNNNNNNNNNNNNNNNNNNNNNNNNNNNNNNNNNNNNNNNNNNNNNNNNNNNNNNNNNNNNNNNNNNNNNNNNNNNNNNNNNNNNNNNNNNNNNNNNNNNNNNNNNNNNNNNNNNNNNNNNNNNNNNNNNNNNNNNNNNNNNNNNNNNNNNNNNNNNNNNNNNNNNNNNNNNNNNNNNNNNNNNNNNNNNNNNNNNNNNNNNNNNNNNNNNNNNNNNNNNNNNNNNNNNNNNNNNNNNNNNNNNNNNNNNNNNNNNNNNNNNNNNNNNNNNNNNNNNNNNNNNNNNNNNNNNNNNNNNNNNNNNNNNNNNNNNNNNNNNNNNNNNNNNNNNNNNNNNNNNNNNNNNNNNNNNNNNNNNNNNNNNNNNNNNNNNNNNNNNNNNNNNNNNNNNNNNNNNNNNNNNNNNNNNNNNNNNNNNNNNNNNNNNNNNNNNNNNNNNNNNNNNNNNNNNNNNNNNNNNNNNNNNNNNNNNNNNNNNNNNNNNNNNNNNNNNNNNNNNNNNNNNNNNNNNNNNNNNNNNNNNNNNNNNNNNNNNNNNNNNNNNNNNNNNNNNNNNNNNNNNNNNNNNNNNNNNNNNNNNNNNNNNNNNNNNNNNNNNNNNNNNNNNNNNNNNNNNNNNNNNNNNNNNNNNNNNNNNNNNNNNNNNNNNNNNNNNNNNNNNNNNNNNNNNNNNNNNNNNNNNNNNNNNNNNNNNNNNNNNNNNNNNNNNNNNNNNNNNNNNNNNNNNNNNNNNNNNNNNNNNNNNNNNNNNNNNNNNNNNNNNNNNNNNNNNNNNNNNNNNNNNNNNNNNNNNNNNNNNNNNNNNNNNNNNNNNNNNNNNNNNNNNNNNNNNNNNNNNNNNNNNNNNNNNNNNNNNNNNNNNNNNNNNNNNNNNNNNNNNNNNNNNNNNNNNNNNNNNNNNNNNNNNNNNNNNNNNNNNNNNNNNNNNNNNNNNNNNNNNNNNNNNNNNNNNNNNNNNNNNNNNNNNNNNNNNNNNNNNNNNNNNNNNNNNNNNNNNNNNNNNNNNNNNNNNNNNNNNNNNNNNNNNNNNNNNNNNNNNNNNNNNNNNNNNNNNNNNNNNNNNNNNNNNNNNNNNNNNNNNNNNNNNNNNNNNNNNNNNNNNNNNNNNNNNNNNNNNNNNNNNNNNNNNNNNNNNNNNNNNNNNNNNNNNNNNNNNNNNNNNNNNNNNNNNNNNNNNNNNNNNNNNNNNNNNNNNNNNNNNNNNNNNNNNNNNNNNNNNNNNNNNNNNNNNNNNNNNNNNNNNNNNNNNNNNNNNNNNNNNNNNNNNNNNNNNNNNNNNNNNNNNNNNNNNNNNNNNNNNNNNNNNNNNNNNNNNNNNNNNNNNNNNNNNNNNNNNNNNNNNNNNNNNNNNNNNNNNNNNNNNNNNNNNNNNNNNNNNNNNNNNNNNNNNNNNNNNNNNNNNNNNNNNNNNNNNNNNNNNNNNNNNNNNNNNNNNNNNNNNNNNNNNNNNNNNNNNNNNNNNNNNNNNNNNNNNNNNNNNNNNNNNNNNNNNNNNNNNNNNNNNNNNNNNNNNNNNNNNNNNNNNNNNNNNNNNNNNNNNNNNNNNNNNNNNNNNNNNNNNNNNNNNNNNNNNNNNNNNNNNNNNNNNNNNNNNNNNNNNNNNNNNNNNNNNNNNNNNNNNNNNNNNNNNNNNNNNNNNNNNNNNNNNNNNNNNNNNNNNNNNNNNNNNNNNNNNNNNNNNNNNNNNNNNNNNNNNNNNNNNNNNNNNNNNNNNNNNNNNNNNNNNNNNNNNNNNNNNNNNNNNNNNNNNNNNNNNNNNNNNNNNNNNNNNNNNNNNNNNNNNNNNNNNNNNNNNNNNNNNNNNNNNNNNNNNNNNNNNNNNNNNNNNNNNNNNNNNNNNNNNNNNNNNNNNNNNNNNNNNNNNNNNNNNNNNNNNNNNNNNNNNNNNNNNNNNNNNNNNNNNNNNNNNNNNNNNNNNNNNNNNNNNNNNNNNNNNNNNNNNNNNNNNNNNNNNNNNNNNNNNNNNNNNNNNNNNNNNNNNNNNNNNNNNNNNNNNNNNNNNNNNNNNNNNNNNNNNNNNNNNNNNNNNNNNNNNNNNNNNNNNNNNNNNNNNNNNNNNNNNNNNNNNNNNNNNNNNNNNNNNNNNNNNNNNNNNNNNNNNNNNNNNNNNNNNNNNNNNNNNNNNNNNNNNNNNNNNNNNNNNNNNNNNNNNNNNNNNNNNNNNNNNNNNNNNNNNNNNNNNNNNNNNNNNNNNNNNNNNNNNNNNNNNNNNNNNNNNNNNNNNNNNNNNNNNNNNNNNNNNNNNNNNNNNNNNNNNNNNNNNNNNNNNNNNNNNNNNNNNNNNNNNNNNNNNNNNNNNNNNNNNNNNNNNNNNNNNNNNNNNNNNNNNNNNNNNNNNNNNNNNNNNNNNNNNNNNNNNNNNNNNNNNNNNNNNNNNNNNNNNNNNNNNNNNNNNNNNNNNNNNNNNNNNNNNNNNNNNNNNNNNNNNNNNNNNNNNNNNNNNNNNNNNNNNNNNNNNNNNNNNNNNNNNNNNNNNNNNNNNNNNNNNNNNNNNNNNNNNNNNNNNNNNNNNNNNNNNNNNNNNNNNNNNNNNNNNNNNNNNNNNNNNNNNNNNNNNNNNNNNNNNNNNNNNNNNNNNNNNNNNNNNNNNNNNNNNNNNNNNNNNNNNTGATTATTTGGTTGCAGCCAATTACAGTTGCATTAGTTTACGTGGGAACAACCCTTAAGGATCTATCTGATGTGACTCATGGCTGGAATGAATTTTCAAAGTCTGATTGGGTAAGCTAATTCAGGTTCCATAGTTGGCTAGAGATTGATACTCTCTAATTGTTAGGTATTTGAATGAGATGTATAATGACCTCCTTTCTCTAGTATGATGTAAATTTGATCTTTCGTGAATGCAGGCATTTCTCGTGTTGGGTCTTTCGATATCTGGTAAGTGCCAACTCGTATGTATAACGATATTTAGCTTCTTATAATGCACATGCTCACATTCCTCTGTCAAGGAAGTGTTCCCCATATGATCCCTAAGCAAGGCATCTTGAAAGTTAGATTCTATGTTTCTCTTTAAGTGCCAATGTCATgttgattttataattattttaattattttgtatgtaacaacccaaattcactactagcagatatggttctttttgggctggttctttttgggctggttctttttgggctttctcttctgggcttcccctcaaggtctTAATagcatctactagggaaaggtttctacacctttataaagaatgtttcgttcccctctccaactaatgtgggatctcacaatctacccacccctttcggggcgcaacgtcctcgctggtactcgttaccctctccaatcgatgtgggatctcacaatccacccccctttggggctcaacgtcctcgttggcatactGTCCAGagtccacccccttagggctcagcgtcctcgctagcacaccgcccggtgtggattctgagatcccacatcagttagagaggggaatgaaacattctttataaaatgtggaaacctctccctagtagacgtgtattaaaaccttgaggggaagctcggaagggaaagcccaaagaagacaatatctactagcggtgggtttgggcggtTACACTTTAGTTCTTATTTTGCTTGATTGGAGCCCCCTTCTCTAGTCGGGTTCTATTTTGTGGACTTGGTTCTTTTTTAGGCCCGTGCagtctttcattttttcttaatgaaagttctaTTCTATTGTCATCCCTAGCCTATTGTCATCCCAGCCAGGCTGGGTAGGTGGGAGTGCAGATTATTACCCTTTTGACACCATGGAACTAAGAAAATGACTGCAAAAATTCCTTTATCTATTGCATTCAGCTGCTAAATAGAACATTGGAATAAATAAGCAAAGGGAGAAACAGTGACCGTGTAAATTACGTGAGACGGCGCATTTTGATTCAGTTTTGCAGGCCGCAACCGCACTCagtttttgtttcctttcaaTCTTCCCCAAACCATTGAACCATGGCCGACGCGGCACCCGCGCCGAGGTAGATCCAGAGCCATCGCCTTCGCCTTCCCATGCCCTAACGAAGCTCCGATTGCAACGACCTTTTCCCGATGGCTTTCAGAATCGCTTTCGCCATCCTCCTCGTCGCCGCCGTAGCTTTCGCTTGCTTCACTCTCCCCGTCGATAAGGTCCGTCTGTTTACTGATTTTGGTTTGTTCATCGATCTTCGTTTCCCCATGGTTTATATCTgcagatttttcattttctatattGATCGAAGTTCGTTTCCGATTTCAACGTCCgaagataaaataattatttagttgtTAATCGCAAAAATCTaaagtcattttttattttggatatttaggtcaaatacaattttgatcaaattttagaaaattgttctaaattatttctcacaattttttaatgatgtgacccatttttattaatttaattctagaTTTAagtgattgttttttttttaatttaattttctctctcatctttctctctcttccctcaCAATCTCCCTCCCtttccttcccttcccttccacTCCATTCTTCTCCCTCCtctattataatatatatatatacatatacatacatatatatacatatatatatatatatacatatagtgaataaataaataaataaatatataatttttttttattataagattttaattttttaaaattatgttcaaCACTTtcattatgaaatattaaattgctttaaattcttttaatagaaattatattgaaaaataaaaattattttttaaaaaaattgaaatatatatatatatatatatatatatatcttataataataataataataaattgttagTTGAAAATATGGAGATTGAAAAAGGAGGCGTTTCAATCACTACCCGACCCCTTGGACATTTtgattaaagatatatttttttttaatcaaagaaataataattttcattagaGAATGGACATAATGACCAAgggctatatatatatatatatatactcgtTAATATTTGATTAGTTTTTCTTGAACATAAtgtacaaaattcaaaattttcttcaacttcaatATATACGTTCcataaaaatgtcaaaagttCATTACTCTTCTTAGTTAATCATGAGATTTGTATTTGGATAAATACCCTAATGTTAAATTTAGAGTCAAATTTCCTGAAAGACtacctttaattattttctaccatttattttttatagcataattatttaaatgaaatagttcatataatataatttatacgAAAAGTTGCATATAATTAGTGAGTACACATTATACAGAACAGGGTTCTACTAATTGATGGTTGATTCATTTTTTGGGAATTGTGTTTTGGTTCTTTCATAGAGCAATAGGGTCTACTAATTTTTTGCTTTGAATTCTTAACTTCTCTGCAGATTTTGAAGGATTTCTTGTTATGGGTTCACCAGGATCTTGGCGTCTGGGGTCCCGTTGTGTTGTGAGTCACTCTACCATCTATTGAAATGATCCCTTCTCATCCAACCATCTCTTATTAGAAGCACTATAAATGCAGGGCCATTGCGTACATTCCATTGACAATCATGGCTGTTCCTGCCTCAATCCTGACAGTAAGATTACATACTTTATACTGATTCATGAACAGCCTTATCTATTTTCTTAAGCCATCATTAAGTTTTACCTCTACCTTTTCTGCCTCAGCTTGGGGGTGGCTACTTGTTTGGGCTACCCATTGCCATTGTTGCTGATTCTATTGGTGCCACTGCTGGTGCTGGGGCTGCATTTCTTATTGGAAGAACTGTAAGTTCTTGGATTCAGTATGCTTTCAATGCATACCTGTCAATGTAATTCATTTGAGTTTCTTACTATGTGCTGCAGGTTGGGAAATCCTTTGTTGTTTCCAAGTTGAAGGACTATCCGCAGTTCCGTTCGGTTGCTATTGCAATTCATAGATCTGGGTTTAAGGTTTTTATGtggaaagtttttttttttttttttaagctgCTTTATTGTCTTGTGCTTAGCTTTTGACTGCTGTGATTTGCAGATCATTCTGTTACTTCGGCTTGTTCCCTTGCTTCCGTTTAACATTATGAATTATCTTTTGTCTGTGACTCCTATTTCACTTGGGAAGTACATGTTGGCTTCCTGGTTGGGAATGATGGTACGTTCCTCAACTTTCTCCACGGCCTTAATTTCTTGTTAATCATTTTTACGAAATTCATAACCAAGACGGATGGCGCTTACGTAGTGAATGAATTCGTATTATGCCATTGGAAAAAGCTAATTCAAAAGCCTAATGAGTTATCTTAGTAACCAAATGTTGTAGGGTTATGTGGTTGTTTCGAGAAAGTAGTcagtgttgaggattgttgggagagggtatcagagtcatgtctatgtcaatagaatcctcaaatgtcgaacaaagaagttgtgagcctcgaaagtgTAGNattttttttttttttttttttttttttttttttttttttttttttttttttaagctgCTTTATTGTCTTGTGCTTAGCTTTTGACTGCTGTGATTTGCAGATCATTCTGTTACTTCGGCTTGTTCCCTTGCTTCCGTTTAACATTATGAATTATCTTTTATCTGTAACTCCTATTTCACTTGGGAAGTACATGTTGGCTTCCTGGTTGGGAATGATGGTACGTTCCTCAACTTTCTCCGCGGCCTTAATTTCTTGTTAATCATTTTTACGAAATTCATAACCAAGACGGATGGCGCTTACGTAGTGAATGAATTCGTATTATGCCATTGGAAAAAGCTAATTCAAAAGCCTAATGAGTTATCTTAGTAACCAAATGTTGTAGGGTTATGTGGTTGTTTCGAGAAAGTAGTcagtgttgaggattgttgggagagggtatcagagtcatgtctatgtcaatagaatcctcaaatgtcgaacaaagaagttgtgagcctcgaaagtgtagttaaaagtgactcaaatgtcgaacaaagggtgtattttgttcgaggactccaaagaaagagtcgagcctcgattaagaggaggttgttcgagagctcATAGGTCTCAAGTGAGGCTCTATattgtactttgttcgagggaaggattgttgggagggagtctcacattggctaatttagggaatgatcatgagtttataagtgatgaATACATCTTCAATGggacgaggccttttggagaagcctaaaacaaaaccatgagagcttatgctcaaagtagacaatatcataccattgtagagatccGTGATTCTTAAGAGTCAGAGTGTACAAGCTAGTATGGACATTCACTCTATGACAGAAAGAATACTAAtttgaaagtaaaagaaatcTATGAAAAGTCATTGATCCTTGTTAGATCAATCACACATTGATAACTTTATAGCTCACTGAAATTTTTTGGTGTTCATGTGGTTGGCTCATATGCTTGCTTCACGTTGATTTCCATTTGATTATTTGGTTGCAGCCAATTACAGTTGCATTAGTTTACGTGGGAACAACCCTTAAGGATCTATCTGATGTGACTCATGGCTGGAATGAATTTTCAAAGTCTGATTGGGTAAGCTAATTCAGGTTCCATAGTTGGCTAGAGATTGATACTCTCTAATTGTTAGGTATTTGAATGAGATGTATAATGACCTCCTTTCTCTAGTATGATGTAAATTTGATCTTTCGTGAATGCAGGCATTTCTCGTGTTGGGTCTTTCGATATCTGGTAAGTGCCAACTCGTATGTATAACGATATTTAGCTTCTTATAATGCACATGCTCACATTCCTCTGTCAAGGAAGTGTTCCCCATATGATCCCTAAGCAAGGCATCTTGAAAGTTAGATTCTATGTTTCTCTTTAAGTGCCAATGTCATgttgattttataattattttaattattttgtatgtaacaacccaaattcactactagcagatatggttctttttgggctggttctttttgggctggttctttttgggctttctcttctgggcttcccctcaaggtctTAATagcatctactagggaaaggtttctacacctttataaagaatgtttcgttcccctctccaactaatgtgggatctcacaatctacccacccctttcggggcgcaacgtcctcgctggtactcgttaccctctccaatcgatgtgggatctcacaatccacccccctttggggctcaacgtcctcgttggcatactGTCCAGagtccacccccttagggctcagcgtcctcgctagcacaccgcccggtgtggattctgagatcccacatcagttagagaggggaatgaaacattctttataaaatgtggaaacctctccctagtagacgtgtattaaaaccttgaggggaagctcggaagggaaagcccaaagaagacaatatctactagcggtgggtttgggcggtTACACTTTAGTTCTTATTTTGCTTGATTGGAGCCCCCTTCTCTAGTCGGGTTCTATTTTGTGGACTTGGTTCTTTTTTAGGCCCGTGCagtctttcattttttcttaatgaaagttctaTTCTATTGTCATCCCTAGCCTATTGTCATCCCAGCCAGGCTGGGTAGGTGGGAGTGCAGATTATTACCCTTTTGACACCATGGAACTAAGAAAATGACTGCAAAAATTCCTTTATCTATTGCATTCAGCTGCTAAATAGAACattggaataaacttaaaacacaAACATTCATCCTGCACAAGCTTAGCATCCAAGGAA
This portion of the Cucurbita pepo subsp. pepo cultivar mu-cu-16 chromosome LG08, ASM280686v2, whole genome shotgun sequence genome encodes:
- the LOC111800596 gene encoding uncharacterized protein LOC111800596 isoform X2: MAFRIAFAILLVAAVAFACFTLPVDKILKDFLLWVHQDLGVWGPVVLAIAYIPLTIMAVPASILTLGGGYLFGLPIAIVADSIGATAGAGAAFLIGRTVGKSFVVSKLKDYPQFRSVAIAIHRSGFKIILLLRLVPLLPFNIMNYLLSVTPISLGKYMLASWLGMMPITVALVYVGTTLKDLSDVTHGWNEFSKSDWAFLVLGLSISVVLIICITKVAKAALDKALAEKEDYDDVVSGQLLVVEAPLDLKQPLIIKIDPTEDNQ
- the LOC111800709 gene encoding uncharacterized protein LOC111800709 → MPEKGLLRATSQPWLFVSSPLVHSRFWVLTGLVLLSMLAVWSIDGFNVNTFIKFWSSPQDFVSVSSNFTNTHFNLSTKDSNFTQFVSYKPENYPESALFEPVSPHNSTGEPRRIENEPAVPFAYFSDWFSAELEANYTSNLLALWKTPGGEPCRDSRTADIAISGMEGPGVVELSTGDVHEFRFQAVDESGNPRCLGGDYFETDLSGEWWKSRPFVRDLGNGTYLFWVQVHPDFAGDYELTVILLFRSFEGLRFSPTRFAYDRELRRIKVRFVRTSVELPEIKSCGRWDFGREIWTGRWTRHGRNESCEISDDGRYRCFPPEYPCRRPWCNGSLGLLESNGWVYSAHCSFQMFTSDSAWDCLKGRWIFFWGDSNHVDTIRNLLNFVLDLPEIPAVPRRFDRNFSNPKNPSQTVRITSIFNGHWNDTQNYEGLNSLRNEGFRNLLYKYFSEQTVPDTIIMNSGLHDGVHWLNIRAFSVGAAYAASFWKQLLDSIMQRGLTVPKVFYRTTVATGGYARTLAFNPNKMEIFNWVVLEKLKESGIIHGVIDNFDMTFPWHFDNRCNDGVHYGRAPAKLTWRDGQIGHQYFLDLMLAHILLNALCS
- the LOC111800596 gene encoding uncharacterized protein LOC111800596 isoform X1, yielding MAFRIAFAILLVAAVAFACFTLPVDKILKDFLLWVHQDLGVWGPVVLAIAYIPLTIMAVPASILTLGGGYLFGLPIAIVADSIGATAGAGAAFLIGRTVGKSFVVSKLKDYPQFRSVAIAIHRSGFKVFMWKVFFLSCFIVLCLAFDCCDLQIILLLRLVPLLPFNIMNYLLSVTPISLGKYMLASWLGMMPITVALVYVGTTLKDLSDVTHGWNEFSKSDWAFLVLGLSISVVLIICITKVAKAALDKALAEKEDYDDVVSGQLLVVEAPLDLKQPLIIKIDPTEDNQ
- the LOC111800596 gene encoding uncharacterized protein LOC111800596 isoform X4; this encodes MAFRIAFAILLVAAVAFACFTLPVDKILKDFLLWVHQDLGVWGPVVLAIAYIPLTIMAVPASILTLGGGYLFGLPIAIVADSIGATAGAGAAFLIGRTVGKSFVVSKLKDYPQFRSVAIAIHRSGFKIILLLRLVPLLPFNIMNYLLSVTPISLGKYMLASWLGMMPITVALVYVGTTLKDLSDVTHGWNEFSKSDWAFLVLGLSISVVLIICITKVAKAALDKALAEKEDYDDVVSGQLLVVEAPLDLKQPLIIKIDPTEDNQEK
- the LOC111800596 gene encoding uncharacterized protein LOC111800596 isoform X3; its protein translation is MAFRIAFAILLVAAVAFACFTLPVDKILKDFLLWVHQDLGVWGPVVLAIAYIPLTIMAVPASILTLGGGYLFGLPIAIVADSIGATAGAGAAFLIGRTVGKSFVVSKLKDYPQFRSVAIAIHRSGFKIILLLRLVPLLPFNIMNYLLSVTPISLGKYMLASWLGMMPITVALVYVGTTLKDLSDVTHGWNEFSKSDWAFLVLGLSISVVLIICITKVAKAALDKALAEKEDYDDEDYDDVVSGQLLVVEAPLDLKQPLIIKIDPTEDNQEK